From a single Candidatus Brevundimonas phytovorans genomic region:
- a CDS encoding type II secretion system F family protein — MLPILAAFLAFITIGGVGWVLVSGDDTSGQAVKRAKAIGGAREATAAKRNAAAVANTPEARRKQILSQLQEVERNERKARMTVAAKLKQAGLSLSLRTFIIISVVVGAVGFLIALVAGLHILLALGVGLALGLGLPRWIVGFLAKKRMKQFSMAFADAVDILVRGIKTGLPVHDCFKIIARESPQPLGGEFQRLVESMGVGLSLSQALEKMYERMPTPELNFFAIVIAIQQKSGGNLAEALSNLTTVLRARRLMGEKIKALSSEAVASAGIIASLPPVVMIMVSLSSPGYMGLLFTDPRGQFLLLISAVWMAMGVFTMKRMISFKY; from the coding sequence ATGCTTCCCATTCTCGCGGCCTTCCTGGCTTTCATCACCATCGGCGGCGTGGGCTGGGTCCTGGTCAGCGGCGACGACACCTCGGGTCAGGCCGTCAAGCGGGCCAAGGCTATCGGCGGCGCGCGCGAGGCCACGGCGGCCAAGCGCAACGCCGCCGCCGTGGCGAATACGCCGGAGGCGCGGCGCAAGCAGATCCTGAGCCAGCTCCAGGAAGTGGAGCGGAACGAGCGCAAGGCGCGCATGACGGTGGCGGCCAAGCTGAAGCAGGCCGGTCTGTCCCTGAGCCTGCGCACCTTCATCATCATCAGCGTGGTGGTCGGCGCGGTCGGCTTCCTGATCGCCCTGGTGGCGGGGCTGCACATCCTGCTGGCGCTGGGCGTCGGTCTGGCCCTGGGCCTGGGCCTGCCGCGCTGGATCGTCGGCTTCCTGGCCAAGAAGCGGATGAAGCAGTTCTCGATGGCCTTCGCCGACGCCGTCGACATCCTGGTGCGCGGCATCAAGACCGGCCTGCCGGTCCACGACTGCTTCAAGATCATCGCCCGCGAGAGCCCCCAGCCCCTGGGCGGCGAATTCCAGCGTCTGGTCGAGAGCATGGGGGTGGGCCTGTCGCTCAGTCAGGCTCTGGAGAAGATGTATGAGCGCATGCCGACGCCGGAGTTGAACTTCTTCGCCATCGTCATCGCCATCCAGCAGAAGAGCGGCGGCAACCTGGCCGAGGCCCTGAGCAATCTGACCACGGTGCTGCGCGCGCGGCGTCTGATGGGCGAGAAGATCAAGGCCCTGTCGTCCGAAGCTGTGGCCTCGGCCGGCATCATCGCCTCCCTGCCGCCGGTGGTGATGATCATGGTGAGCCTGTCCAGCCCTGGCTACATGGGGCTGCTGTTCACCGATCCGCGCGGTCAGTTCCTGCTGCTGATATCAGCGGTGTGGATGGCCATGGGCGTCTTCACGATGAAGCGCATGATCTCGTTCAAGTATTGA
- a CDS encoding AAA family ATPase — protein MTQSFATQEFDALDGFDLDDDFIDAAPRPLDGPAFDARPEAPERVVEALDPMMIEAPALDDDEAFNPVGRLVETAETAAAAVLPAAAVAAPTPAPAPILAPAPVLLDAGLPVAAGESVEVSIPRIAVHVFAERQDTLAAAERAGQDRRMSRATTQIRVGGVAAAIEAYQSEPTPPLIVVECLKDPQTLLWEIDQLAEVCDAGTKVVVIGATNDILLFRELMRRGVSEYLVAPLQPLQLIAAIGGLFADPAQPFVGRSIAFVGARGGAGASAVAHNTAYAMSERIGVNTVIVDYDLPFGTAGLDFNQDPLGGVADALSQPDRLDATLLDRMMVRCTDKLSLFAAPASLDADWDIQPDAFEEVTSRIRSTAPFVVLDLPHLWSGWMRKTLISADEVVIVATPDLASLRNAKNMIDLIKQGRPNDAPPRLVLNQVGVPGRPEIPAKDFGAALGVHPSLIIPFDAKIFGSAANNGQMIVDAGAKSKAAEAFQTLAQIVSRRELPVAAAPRGKAEGASSKGVSLFAGLLKKKR, from the coding sequence ATGACCCAATCCTTCGCCACTCAGGAGTTCGACGCTCTGGACGGTTTCGATCTCGACGACGACTTCATCGACGCCGCGCCCCGCCCGCTGGACGGACCGGCGTTCGACGCCCGGCCTGAGGCGCCCGAGCGCGTGGTCGAGGCCCTTGATCCGATGATGATCGAGGCGCCGGCTCTGGACGACGACGAGGCCTTCAATCCGGTCGGGCGTCTGGTCGAGACCGCCGAGACGGCGGCGGCGGCCGTCCTGCCGGCGGCTGCCGTCGCGGCCCCGACCCCCGCTCCGGCCCCGATTTTGGCGCCGGCGCCCGTCTTGCTCGACGCCGGCCTTCCGGTCGCCGCCGGGGAGTCGGTCGAGGTGTCGATCCCGCGCATCGCCGTCCACGTCTTCGCCGAGCGCCAGGACACCCTGGCCGCCGCCGAGCGGGCGGGGCAGGACCGGCGCATGTCGCGCGCCACCACCCAGATCCGGGTCGGCGGCGTAGCGGCGGCGATCGAGGCCTATCAGTCCGAACCGACCCCGCCGCTGATCGTGGTCGAGTGCCTGAAGGACCCGCAGACCCTGCTGTGGGAGATCGACCAACTGGCCGAGGTCTGCGACGCGGGCACCAAGGTCGTGGTCATCGGCGCGACCAACGACATCCTGCTGTTCCGCGAATTGATGCGGCGCGGGGTCAGTGAATACCTGGTGGCGCCGCTGCAGCCGCTGCAACTGATCGCGGCCATCGGCGGCCTGTTCGCCGATCCGGCTCAGCCTTTTGTCGGTCGCTCCATCGCCTTCGTCGGCGCGCGCGGCGGGGCCGGGGCCTCGGCCGTGGCCCACAACACCGCCTACGCCATGAGCGAGCGGATCGGCGTCAACACCGTCATCGTCGACTATGACCTGCCGTTCGGCACCGCCGGGCTGGATTTCAACCAGGACCCGCTGGGCGGCGTCGCCGACGCCCTGAGCCAGCCGGACCGCCTGGACGCCACCCTGCTGGACCGGATGATGGTCCGCTGCACCGACAAGCTGAGCCTGTTCGCCGCGCCCGCGTCCCTGGACGCCGACTGGGACATCCAGCCGGACGCCTTTGAGGAAGTCACCAGCCGCATTCGCTCGACGGCGCCCTTCGTGGTGCTGGACCTGCCGCACCTGTGGTCGGGCTGGATGCGCAAGACCCTGATCTCGGCCGACGAGGTGGTGATCGTGGCGACGCCGGACCTGGCCTCTCTGCGCAACGCCAAGAACATGATCGACCTGATCAAGCAGGGCCGGCCCAATGACGCCCCGCCGCGTCTGGTGCTGAACCAGGTCGGCGTGCCGGGCCGCCCGGAAATCCCGGCCAAGGACTTCGGCGCCGCCCTGGGCGTCCACCCCAGCCTGATCATTCCCTTCGACGCCAAGATCTTCGGCTCGGCCGCCAACAACGGCCAGATGATCGTCGACGCCGGGGCCAAGTCCAAGGCCGCCGAGGCCTTCCAGACCCTGGCCCAGATCGTGTCGCGGCGCGAACTGCCGGTGGCGGCCGCGCCGCGCGGCAAGGCCGAGGGGGCGTCGTCGAAAGGCGTCTCCCTGTTCGCCGGCCTGTTGAAGAAGAAGCGCTAG
- a CDS encoding CpaF family protein, which produces MFGKRSAQPGVAVAPRPAPAPQPAAEPRSLDTVDAFSVEDLEASARAPSDAADRLDALAARPRAEAPAPTPGGPAKGPRATAGLEQLKKAQAVAEIVREQSDYYHATKTTIFNALMNTIDLSQLAQLDTKAAAEEIRDIVAELVAIKNVSMSVAEQEHLVQDIVNDVLGYGPLEPLLARDDIADIMVNGAGRVFIEVSGKVQLTNVRFRDNTQLMNICQRIVSQVGRRVDESSPICDARLPDGSRVNVIAPPLAIDGPTLTIRKFKKDKLTMKNLVEYASISPEGARVLGVIGAARCNLVISGGTGSGKTTLLNTLTAFIDPTERVITCEDAAELQLQQPHVVRLETRPPNLEGQGQITMRDLVKNCLRMRPERIIVGEVRGPEAFDLLQAMNTGHDGSMGTLHANSPREAISRMESMITMGGYGLPSKTIREMIVGSVDVIIQAARLRDGSRRITHITEVVGLEGDVIVTQDLFVYEITGEDAHGKITGRHRSTGIARPRFWDRARYYGLERELAEALDAAE; this is translated from the coding sequence ATGTTCGGCAAGCGTTCAGCCCAGCCCGGGGTCGCCGTCGCGCCCCGCCCCGCCCCGGCGCCGCAGCCGGCTGCGGAGCCGCGCTCGCTGGACACGGTCGACGCCTTTTCCGTCGAGGATCTGGAAGCCTCGGCGCGCGCGCCGTCGGACGCCGCCGACCGCCTGGACGCCCTGGCGGCGCGCCCCCGCGCCGAAGCCCCCGCGCCGACGCCGGGCGGACCGGCCAAAGGCCCCCGCGCCACCGCCGGTCTGGAGCAACTGAAAAAGGCCCAGGCGGTCGCCGAGATCGTCCGCGAACAGTCGGACTATTATCACGCCACGAAGACCACCATCTTCAATGCGCTGATGAACACCATCGACCTGTCGCAGCTGGCCCAGCTGGACACCAAGGCTGCGGCTGAGGAAATCCGCGACATCGTCGCCGAGCTGGTGGCGATCAAGAACGTCTCCATGTCGGTGGCCGAGCAGGAGCACCTGGTTCAGGACATCGTCAACGACGTCCTGGGTTACGGCCCGCTGGAGCCGCTGCTGGCGCGCGACGACATCGCCGACATCATGGTCAACGGCGCCGGGCGGGTCTTCATCGAAGTCAGCGGCAAGGTGCAGCTGACCAACGTCCGCTTCCGCGACAACACCCAGCTGATGAACATCTGCCAGCGGATCGTGTCGCAGGTCGGCCGCCGCGTCGATGAATCCAGCCCGATCTGCGACGCCCGCCTGCCCGACGGCAGCCGGGTCAACGTCATCGCCCCGCCCCTGGCCATCGACGGCCCGACGCTGACGATTCGTAAGTTCAAGAAAGACAAGCTGACGATGAAGAACCTGGTGGAGTACGCCTCCATCAGTCCCGAGGGCGCCCGCGTTCTGGGCGTCATCGGCGCGGCGCGATGCAACCTGGTCATCTCGGGCGGCACGGGTTCGGGCAAGACCACCCTGCTCAACACCCTGACGGCCTTCATCGACCCGACCGAGCGCGTCATCACCTGCGAAGACGCCGCCGAACTGCAGTTGCAACAGCCGCACGTGGTGCGTCTGGAAACCCGTCCGCCCAACCTGGAGGGCCAGGGCCAGATCACCATGCGCGATCTGGTCAAGAACTGTCTGCGGATGCGCCCCGAACGCATCATCGTCGGCGAAGTCCGGGGCCCTGAGGCCTTCGACCTGTTGCAGGCGATGAACACCGGCCACGACGGCTCGATGGGCACGCTGCACGCCAACTCCCCGCGCGAGGCCATCAGCCGGATGGAGTCCATGATCACCATGGGCGGCTACGGCCTGCCGTCCAAGACCATCCGCGAGATGATCGTCGGCTCGGTCGACGTCATCATCCAGGCCGCGCGTCTGCGCGACGGCTCGCGCCGCATCACCCACATCACCGAGGTGGTCGGGCTGGAAGGCGACGTGATCGTGACCCAGGACCTGTTCGTCTATGAGATCACCGGCGAGGACGCCCACGGCAAGATCACCGGACGCCACCGCTCGACCGGCATCGCCCGTCCCCGCTTCTGGGACCGCGCCCGCTATTACGGGCTGGAACGCGAACTGGCCGAAGCCCTGGACGCGGCGGAGTAG
- a CDS encoding type II secretion system F family protein gives MNGFIHFITDVQNLLSIGVGLAVFASVLTLLSSYSGGAPLTKRMQAVAERREELRRRSRQAMNAGGAGVAASLRHSDEGFKKRVVERLNLVKLLEDPKVAENMIQAGWRGPKPLNAFYFFRFTMPFLFGGLVAFYLLVVNDFGQPPTMILGIVGAAFAAGFYAPNIYVQNRISARRQSIVAAFPDSLDLLLICVESGMSIEAAIQKVSQEVGSQSIELAEELSLLSAELSYLPERRMAYEGMAKRTNHPGIKSVATAMTQAETYGTPLGSALRVMAKENRDLRLSAAEKKAAALPAKLTVPMIIFFLPVLFVVILGPAIINITDMMKANGGG, from the coding sequence ATGAACGGCTTCATCCACTTCATCACCGATGTTCAGAACCTGCTCAGCATCGGGGTGGGCCTGGCCGTCTTCGCCAGCGTCCTGACCCTGCTCAGCTCCTATTCGGGGGGCGCGCCCCTGACCAAGCGGATGCAGGCCGTGGCCGAGCGGCGCGAGGAACTGCGTCGGCGCTCGCGGCAGGCGATGAACGCGGGCGGGGCCGGCGTCGCCGCCAGCCTTCGCCACAGCGACGAGGGCTTCAAGAAGCGCGTGGTCGAGCGGCTCAACCTGGTCAAGCTGCTGGAAGACCCCAAGGTCGCCGAGAACATGATCCAGGCGGGCTGGCGCGGACCCAAGCCGCTGAACGCCTTCTACTTCTTCCGCTTCACCATGCCCTTCCTGTTCGGCGGGCTGGTGGCCTTCTATCTGCTGGTCGTCAACGACTTCGGCCAGCCGCCGACCATGATCCTGGGCATTGTCGGGGCGGCGTTCGCGGCGGGCTTCTACGCTCCGAACATCTATGTGCAGAACCGCATCTCCGCGCGTCGCCAGTCGATTGTCGCCGCCTTCCCCGACTCGCTGGACCTGCTGCTGATCTGCGTGGAGTCCGGCATGTCGATCGAGGCGGCCATCCAGAAGGTCAGTCAGGAGGTCGGCAGCCAGTCGATCGAACTGGCCGAGGAACTGAGTCTCCTGTCGGCTGAACTGTCCTACCTGCCCGAGCGCCGCATGGCCTATGAGGGCATGGCCAAGCGGACCAACCATCCCGGCATCAAGTCGGTGGCCACGGCCATGACCCAGGCCGAGACCTACGGCACGCCGCTGGGCAGCGCCCTGCGGGTGATGGCCAAGGAGAACCGCGACCTGCGCCTGTCCGCCGCCGAGAAGAAGGCCGCGGCCCTGCCGGCGAAGCTGACCGTGCCGATGATCATCTTCTTCCTGCCGGTGCTGTTCGTCGTGATCCTGGGACCGGCGATCATCAACATCACCGACATGATGAAGGCCAACGGCGGCGGTTGA